The window GAGTCGGCGCTCCTTGGAAACAAGCTTATCGCCCAGGCGGACTGGGACGAGGTGAAAAGGGAGCATGAGGACAAGCTAAAGCCGTATTTCGAGCTGCTGGCGAAAAAAATCCAGCCCCAGCTGGTAATAGAGCTTCTCAAGCGCCAGGTGATAGACAACGTCTATTACGGCCTGCGGTGGAAGACCGGCAACTACGAGTTTTCCCCCATGAAAAGCATCAAGTACAACGACAAGATAATGACCCCCATGGACGTGGACGCGCTGCTCATGGAAGGGTGCCGCATCGCCGACGAGTGGCCCCGGGTGGTCGCTTCCATCCCGCCGATGGGCACGTTCATAACGAAGAACATCCTCGGCGAAGGGGAGGAGGACGACTCGGCGCAGGTGAAGACGTCTGAAACGGGAGGGGACTTCAAAGGATCGCTTGAATACGAACTGCTGGCGGCCCGGGGAGTCAACCTTAGGGACTCGGAGATAAACATCCTTTCCGTCATCGGAAAGGGGACGACCATACAAAACGCCATGGACTCGGCCAGGCAGGGGCATTTCACCAGCCTGGAGGCGGCGAAAAACCTGCTGCAGATGGGGATCATAAAGCCAACGGCGGTCAAAAAGACCAAGGCCATGGCGGCGGACTACAGCGGCAACACCTTGCGGATCGGCGCCATAGCCGTTTTGGCGCTGCTTATCGCAGGGGGCATAGCGTGGCAGGTGATATCGTGGTCTCAGATAGCGGAGACCCAAAAGCAGGGGGTGATCAAGGTCAAGGCGATGCAGGCTCACAACGACCTGCGGGAGATAGAGCACGCCCTGAAAGTCTATAACGCCGTCAACGGCTCGCCGCCTCCCACCCTCCAGGCGATAGAAGACGCAGGGCTTGTGGACAAGGGGGGGATTGTGGATCCGTGGGGATCGCCATATCAATACACCGCCGGCAAGGAGGGCTTCACCCTTTATTCCAACGGGCCGGACGCTTTCCTGGCCACGGACAACATATATCCCCCCGGCCAGCCTGCGCCGTCCGCCCGCGCCAGGATGTGACCCTTCCTGCGATGGGATCCCAACGAAAACTGTCCATTGCGCTTCTTGTGGTGTCCGACCGCGCCAGCCGTGGCGAACGGGCCGATAAATGCGAGGCGGCCTTGCTGGGATTTCTGGAAATCCATGGGCAAACGTTGGCGCATTGCGCTGTCGTTCCGGACGAGGCGGACCAGATAGGCGCCACGTTGTCCCAATGGGCCGATTCGGGAAAATACGACCTGATATTGTCCGCCGGCGGCACGGGGCTTTCGCCAAGGGACGTGACCCCGGAGGCCACCTTGCCAATATTGGAAAAAGTCATCCCCGGCATACCGGAGGCGATGCGCGCCGCGTCCTTAAAAATCACCGACCGGGCGCCATTGTCGCGCGGCCACGCCGGGATCCGCAAAGGCTCCATGATAATCAACCTTCCCGGCAGCCCCAAGGCTTC of the Nitrospinota bacterium genome contains:
- a CDS encoding DUF4388 domain-containing protein; amino-acid sequence: MALQGNLDDFNILNILQMIKLEGKTGRLTVSDKDDLVRITFDNGAIIFAEGPPAKDGARIESALLGNKLIAQADWDEVKREHEDKLKPYFELLAKKIQPQLVIELLKRQVIDNVYYGLRWKTGNYEFSPMKSIKYNDKIMTPMDVDALLMEGCRIADEWPRVVASIPPMGTFITKNILGEGEEDDSAQVKTSETGGDFKGSLEYELLAARGVNLRDSEINILSVIGKGTTIQNAMDSARQGHFTSLEAAKNLLQMGIIKPTAVKKTKAMAADYSGNTLRIGAIAVLALLIAGGIAWQVISWSQIAETQKQGVIKVKAMQAHNDLREIEHALKVYNAVNGSPPPTLQAIEDAGLVDKGGIVDPWGSPYQYTAGKEGFTLYSNGPDAFLATDNIYPPGQPAPSARARM
- a CDS encoding MogA/MoaB family molybdenum cofactor biosynthesis protein, yielding MSIALLVVSDRASRGERADKCEAALLGFLEIHGQTLAHCAVVPDEADQIGATLSQWADSGKYDLILSAGGTGLSPRDVTPEATLPILEKVIPGIPEAMRAASLKITDRAPLSRGHAGIRKGSMIINLPGSPKASVENLSAVFGAVIHGIDKAQGDQADCGVG